Part of the Odocoileus virginianus isolate 20LAN1187 ecotype Illinois chromosome 9, Ovbor_1.2, whole genome shotgun sequence genome, GTCTCTTTGTGGTAAAGactatccccattttccagatgatgaAGTGAAGCTAACTGACTAAGGCCACCAGGCTAACAACAGGTGGACTTGAATTTAGGTTTGCACAGATTTCAACTGTATTGTGTTAGGTCTCCAAGACATTGTTTGGGAGTCTCTGTGGGCTgaaattactttgctagtatatAGATTTAATGGTATTGTGTAGGTACTGATTCTGCTCTTAGCTTGTTTGTGACCGATATATTTATGGCATTTTCCCCCCATTTCCCAGCCTTGCCTGCAGTGGTGAAAAGTGGAGACGGGAGCAGGAGAGTAAATATATTGAAGAATTGGCTGAACTAATATCTGCTAATCTTAGTGATATTGACAATTTCAATGTCAAACCAGATAAATGtgcaattttaaaggaaacagtAAGACAGATACGTCAAATAAAAGAGCAAGGTAATACAAAGTAAGAAAACACTCAAGTCTTTTAGCAGGAACTTGTTAACTGGGTTCACATTTGTCTTTTGCTCTGTTGTTGCTTAGGTGGGAACTGCTATTCCTTGAGGctagtagttgaccagttttgcTCCTTAGGACATAGTCTCCAGAATTGGAAGGAGGCCAGGGCTGCTCACCCTGTTATTTGTTAGTTCCCTTTCAGGAAGCAGTGAAATAGTGCTTTTAGTAGGGAAAGAAAATTTAGAGTATCTTCTACACTCCTGGGTAACTCAGAAGTTtaattttaacctttaaaaattgtagcaTCATTTTCTTATCAGAAAACATtgtacatgtgcacatgcacattggtgtgtgtgtgcctctCTGTCCTGGGAACAATTTGAAGGTGCATTTAGACTGTAACTGATACATATGCTATTTGTAGTACTGCCTTATGTCTTTTCAGGAAAAGCTATTTCCAATGATGATGATGTTCAGAAAGCTGATGTATCTTCCACAGGACAAGGAGTTATTGATAAAGACTCCTTAGGACCACTCTTACTTCAGGCAAGTATAAAGTTTTAGGTTTAAAGTAAGCAgtgttgaatttaaaaaaaagaaaaagataaaattttgggTAGGATATgagagcaaaaagaaaatgtttcttttcatggGATAGAACTCGGTATTCTGAATATGATTATAAAATGCTCTtatgtttaaaatacatgtaactcATGAGGTCCTATGTACCCCCCTTACCTGCGGCCCCCCCCATGCTTTTGGGAATGTTTTTTTATTGGCTCAGACTTTTTTGGTGCATTTTCCCATAATTGATAGTATGGCactataatttcatattttggaGGAATTTTTAAGACTTTAGATATTTTTTGTGAATAGTTGTCTTTAATAGATCTGGTTAATCTGTTGTACTTTACATGTGGTTTCTCTTATTTTAAGTGATGGCTAGAAGCCCTTTGTTAAAGCTCACTTAGCAGATGTTTTTGTTCTAGTTGGTTTGTTCCAACTGGTTTTTagtggatcagttcagttcctcTGTAAATTCTCACTACAGAGTGCTCTAGTTCCTGTAGCTTGACTTGATACCAGATGGAAAGGGGAGAAGCAttcagggtgattttttttttttttttttaatttttaaaaacttctttgaagaggtaattcttataaaaattagattataaattaattaaaatttcatctttaCTGTCATCTTTTCAAATCATCTGTATTTTTCCTAAACCCTTTATTGCTGTTGCTAATGTTAATACATGATGGCTTTAGTTGTTAAATCAGcagttttttttcaaattctgtttagtactaaggctgccataacaaaatgccacaggtggggtggcttaaacaatagaaatttattttttacagttctggaggctgggagtccaagatcaaggtgttcgCAGTCTTGGTTTCTCCTgactctctccttggcttgtagatggctgctttctccttgtttcttcatgtggccttttctctgtgtgtgtgcctcaCCAGTCCTGTTGGATTAGAGCCCTactctcatgacctcatttaactttaattacctcCTAAAAAGGCCTTATCTCCAGATAGAGTCACACTGAGatttagggcttcaacatacaaattGTGGTTGGGGAGGGGATACAGTTCAGTCCATAATAGCCAGTGTTAACATATCCCATTTCAGGCATTGGACGGCTTCCTATTTGTGGTGAATCGTGAAGGAAACATTGTATTTGTGTCAGAAAATGTCACCCAGTACCTGCAATATAAGCAAGAGGACCTGGTTAATACAAGTGTCTACAATATATTGCATGAAGAAGATAGAAAggattttcttaaaaacttaCCAAAATCTACAGGTaggtttttaaaagtatattttccaaggaagttaaaaaattttttttcttaatcatttcttagaaaatatttactgttgaAAATCAAGTGATGACTATATAGAACAGCGCAAATtataaatagcaaaattttaaaatatgaatttaaaattttttatatacgTCATGGGTCTAAGATATACAGTGAGTTACAAAATATGTGAGATACCTATTGAAATTGAAGTTATTCCAGTGTTTTATATATTGTCGCTTTGAAATGTATTGTACTGTGGAAGATgtataatgagaaaatatatacaacttaaattctttttttttcttattggcaAATAGTTGATTTATAGCTTAAATTCTTGATAATAGTTATGGACTGAATTGCCAGCTTTTACAAAACTCCTATTTGTTTTCTAAAGTTAATGGAGTTACCTGGACAAATGAGACCCAGAGACAAAAAAGCCATACATTTAACTGCCGTTTGTTGACGAAAACACCACATGACATTCTAGAAGACATAAGCACCAGTCCTGAAATGCGCCAGAGATACGAAACGATGCAGTGCTTTGCCCTGTCCCAGCCACGGGCTAtgatggaggaaggggaaggtGAGAGCCATCACATGCCCATGATGTTTTATCAAGTAATAGCAGCCAAACTTGTTTAATTCTTCCTACTGAATTCCACATTCTTACTCACCTATTGAATAGACTCATCAGAGATTAACTTTTCTGTTGCAGACTTGCAGTCCTGTATGATCTGTGTGGCACGCCGCATTACCACCGGGGAGAGAGCATTTCCATCAAGTCCTGAGAGCTTTATCACTAGACACGACCTTTCAGGTAAAAACTGCATGTGtggacattttattcattttggaaatttttataaGTTAACTTTTTACAGCCTGTTCTGTCTTTTAAGTGCCCACACCCACTGTCATGAATACTTTGCTTGGATTATTTGCGATGTTTGTTGTACAACCCTGCGAGAGATTCACCAGAACCCTAGGCATTTGAGTTGGGTGTGTTCTACACTTCAAATCCCTCAAGTAAACCAACAAAAAAAAGGTAGAGATACCTGGCTTTCTCTCCAAATGGCATTTCAAATCAGAAGCCGGTATTTCTTTTCTGTAGCTTCAAACTcatttttcataaacatttttcagaaatgtGAGTAATTTAATGAGAATTACTGGGAGTAATTCTTGACCTCAGgatgaattttaattttggtcTGCCCTTCTGCCTATGAGAGTAAAGAATGAAAGCCACTGTAGTTGAACAAGCCACAGTGATGAAATTAAACACAGTGGCAATTTTCTGTTAATAGGGAAAGTTATTACTATAGATACCAATTCACTGAGATCCTCCATGAGACCTGGCTTCGAAGACATAATCCGAAGGTGTATCCAGAGATTTTTCAGTCTTAATGATGGGCAGTCGTGGTCCCAGAAACGTCACTATCAAGAAGGTAAGGAATTTGGAGGTTGATTCTTGATTTCATTGGTCATGTTTGGGTGCTATAGAgccttaaatacacacacacacacagagccttaaatacacacacacacacacacacacacacacacacatatgcgcGCGTGCGACAGTGGTTGTTTTCATCTGTGTGGGGGAGGAAAATGATTGTTGAACATTGTTATTTTAGCCTGTTTCTAATTTTGGTGAGATTTAGTCTTTTGCTGGATTTTGAGGATGTTGGTCTtgtatatttactttcttttttcttctgtatgtGTTTGTTTTGCCAATTGTATTTGCAACTAATGGGATATTTTCCCCAACAGCTTATATCCATGGCCATGCAGAAACCCCGCTGTATCGATTCTCTTTGGCTGATGGCACTATAGTGACTGcgcaaacaaaaagcaaactctTCCGAAATCCTGTAACAAATGACCGTCATGGCTTTGTCTCAACCCACTTTCTTCAGAGGTAATGGTTGATTACTGTGAGTTCTCATGTTAAATGCAGCAGTAGTCTCAAGATGCTTTATTGTTAAtgtaaaaagggagaaaaattaatgaggaaaaaCAGGTTATTGGGTTTGCTCAAGTGCACTTAGATTCCTGTagtatgatgtttatttttttaaggttacaTTTCTATGTGAGAGTGATTTGttcattaaataattaattcCTGGGAAAGCTGGAGGATAGGAAGGCTAATATgtaaaagaatacataaaatcTGACTATCTGTgttacttttcatttctaatgataCATTACATTACTTTGAggaattgaatttaaaatttggAGGTAGACTTCAAGAAGAAATGGTTACTGTTGCTGTTGCTAATAGTAAATGAGCAACACGTGAAGGAGCAGGATATTCACCCATAAATTATCTTGAGTAATTTGCAGGCACCTCCAGGTTAACCCCTCAGTATAGGGGAATTGCAGTAAAACCCCACCAAGGTTCCAGCTAACATAACTTTGGGTCCTTTATGGTGCTCTCGTGGTGTCACTCATTTAGATTCTGTGGCTTATTAAAATGTATGTTATTAGATTAATGACTAATCAGTATCTAGATTGTTATTGTCACTAGGCATTGGAATGATGCTCAAGAACTTAAGTTTCTTGGgactcttcatcttttttttttttgatcagacTCAGGCTTTTAACACATGCctgtaattaacatttttaaaaatttatttggctgttttaGGCCTtagttgcggctcatgggctcagtagttgctgcatgcaggcttggTAGCCCCATGCcgtgggggatcttagttccccaaccacaggTTGAACTGGCTTCCCCTGTGCTGGAAGCTAAATTCTCCATCATTGTtccaccaggggagtcctcatACCTGTAGTTTTTTAGTGGAACTGTGGTGTTCTGTTTCTTTGCAGGGAACAGAATGGGTATAGACCAAACCCGAATCCTGTTGGACAAGGCATTAGGCCTCCAGCAGCTGGATGCAACAGTTCGGTAGGCAGCATGAGTATGTCACCAAACCCAGGCTTACAGATGCTGAGCAGCAGGACCTACGGCTTAACTGACGCTGGCACCACGGGGCAGATGAGTGGAGCCAGGTATGGGGCTCCCGGTAGCATAGCCTCCATGAACCCCGGGCCAGGCGTGCAGTCGCCGTCTTCCTACCAGAACAGTGCCTACGGCCTTGGCATGAGCAGCCCTCCCCACGGGAGCCCCGGTCTTAGCTCCAGCCAGCAGAGCATCATGATTTCCCCTCGCCATCGAGGGAGTCCAAAGATGGCCTCACACCAGTTTTCTCCTGTTGCAGGTATTtgtgttgctttttgttttatttttagtgatttttttctttgcataccACTGTAattcttgtaatttattttaaaatagaaactttgAACTGGTAAGTAATGTGTGTTACAGCATCTGATAGTTTAATTCTTTTCCTGGTTTTTTCCCAAATCCAGGTGTGCACTCTCCCATGGGATCTTCTGGCAATACCGGGAGTCACAGCTTTTCTAGCAGCTCTCTGAGTGCCCTTCAAGCTATCAGTGAGGGCGTGGGGACTTCTCTTTTATCTACACTGTCTTCACCAGGTCCCAAATTGGATAACTCTCCCAATGTGAATATAACTCAACCAAGTAAAGTGAACAGTCAGGATTCCAAGAGTCCCCTAGGCTTGTATTGCGACCAGAATCCAGTGGAGAGTTCAATGTGTCAGTCAAATAGCAGAGATCACATTAATGACAAAGAAGGTAAGGAGGGCAGTGTGGAAGGGTCTGAGAATCAGCGGGCTCCTCTGGAAAGCAAAGGTCATAAAAAGTTACTGCAGTTACTCACCTGTTCTTCTGATGACCGGGGTCATTCCTCCTTGACCAACTCCCCCCTGGACTCAAGTTGTAAAGACTCTTCCATTAGTGTCACCAGCCCCTCTGGGGTCTCCTCTTCCACCTCTGGAGGTGTATCCTCCACATCCAACATGCACGGATCACTGCTGCAAGAGAAGCACCGGATTTTGCACAAGTTGCTCCAGAATGGAAATTCACCAGCAGAAGTAGCCAAGATTACTGCCGAAGCCACTGGGAAAGACACTAGCAGTACTACGTCTTGCGTAGAGGGAAACGTCAAGCAGGAGCAACTCAgtcccaagaaaaaggaaaataatgctcTGCTTAGGTATCTGCTGGACAGGGACGATCCTAGTGACACACTCTCCAAAGACCTCCAGCCCAAAGTGGAAGGCGTGGACAGTAAAATGAGTCAGTGCAGCAGCTCCACCATTCCGAGCTCGAGTCAAGAGAAAGATGCTAAAATTAAGACAGAAACTAATGAAGAGGTAACTTGTCTTCTGTATATTCCAGCTTGATCCTTGTATTtcatcttttctgtgttttaaaggCAATGGGTTATACACAAATTCTTACTTTGTCTTTTAGGTTTATTTAATGGAAGTTAATCTGGAACTGTCATTTTTTTGGTAACTTCTGAGCATCAGTAAAGTATATTGTGTAATTTAGAAATATTAGATGTATATGCTTTCAAATGTGACTTCACCTCATTAGCAGCCAATTTGAATTTTTCATGGAGGTTTTTGTTGGAATGAGCACATTAGGTCATTATGTGTGTAGAAGAAATGGGGGAAAATCTTCTGAATTAAGGaagataattttgatttttacctAAAATCAAGTTTCGTGTACATGATCACATTCTGTACAAACATTTGCCAGACACTGTGTAACGTCTCTGGGAGATGTTAATATGCACCTGAGAAAATTAAAGTCTTGGAGAAGTTCTACTGTTAGGatgtctgtttaatttttttagtgtttCCCAAATGTACTGACCAAAAACCCTTTTTAAAGCATAGCTATGAATTTGTTGAACATCAGCTTGTCTTTATTATTAATCATATGTGTTTTCAGAAGTATGTGTAGAGGCAGATGTTGCTGTCAGCTCATGATTCTGACTAATGTTTGCTGGAAATTATCCTTCAGTTTGAGAATTACATATCtagagtaaatttaaaaaatgccccTTTGAAAGCATTTCCAAACCTATCAATTTATCTCAGTATTTGaatctgtgttttacttttaagGTAGAAGTGTAGGGATAGTCATAATCAGCCACCCTCTACATTGGGCATTACCATTTAGGGTAACTATTGTATTTTACTTGTTCCCATTTCATCTCTTCTGATGAATATGTTTATACCTATGTATCTCATAATGAACACAggttaattgaaaataaaatattttcagggaTCCGGAGACTTGGATAATCTAGATGCTATTCTTGGTGATCTGACTAATTCTGACTTCTACAATAATTCCATATCCACAAGTGGTAGTAATCTGGGAACTAAGCCACAGATGTTTCAAGGAGCTAATTCTCTGGGTAAGAAAGAACTAGATTTTATTCTTGCCGCCTTTTGAACTTTCCTGCACACCTATGTGTACTCTTACATTAAGACTAGGACCCAACTTTAAAACGTGTACTCttccttagtttttattttttttttactaatttataACGTAGgtgttttaaaaagctttttgtaCAGTTTCCCATTTCTAACTAATATGAGGCTAGCAATCACAGAGATTATAGGAAAATATTCTTCTTTGGTTGCTACAGGTGAGTCGTAGGTACTAGGTCCCTACTAGTACCTTTATTTGTCTTGGCCACAGAGAATCAgattaaaaagcaaatcaaaacctgTCCTTTGATACTAATTTACTTTGGTGTTTGCTGGTTTCACCTAACTTTTTGCCTATAGCTGAGTATTTCTAGATTCATCAGTCTAACAAG contains:
- the NCOA3 gene encoding nuclear receptor coactivator 3 isoform X5, producing the protein MSGLGENALDPLAPDSRKRKLPCDPPGQGLACSGEKWRREQESKYIEELAELISANLSDIDNFNVKPDKCAILKETVRQIRQIKEQGQGVIDKDSLGPLLLQALDGFLFVVNREGNIVFVSENVTQYLQYKQEDLVNTSVYNILHEEDRKDFLKNLPKSTVNGVTWTNETQRQKSHTFNCRLLTKTPHDILEDISTSPEMRQRYETMQCFALSQPRAMMEEGEDLQSCMICVARRITTGERAFPSSPESFITRHDLSGKVITIDTNSLRSSMRPGFEDIIRRCIQRFFSLNDGQSWSQKRHYQEAYIHGHAETPLYRFSLADGTIVTAQTKSKLFRNPVTNDRHGFVSTHFLQREQNGYRPNPNPVGQGIRPPAAGCNSSVGSMSMSPNPGLQMLSSRTYGLTDAGTTGQMSGARYGAPGSIASMNPGPGVQSPSSYQNSAYGLGMSSPPHGSPGLSSSQQSIMISPRHRGSPKMASHQFSPVAGVHSPMGSSGNTGSHSFSSSSLSALQAISEGVGTSLLSTLSSPGPKLDNSPNVNITQPSKVNSQDSKSPLGLYCDQNPVESSMCQSNSRDHINDKEGKEGSVEGSENQRAPLESKGHKKLLQLLTCSSDDRGHSSLTNSPLDSSCKDSSISVTSPSGVSSSTSGGVSSTSNMHGSLLQEKHRILHKLLQNGNSPAEVAKITAEATGKDTSSTTSCVEGNVKQEQLSPKKKENNALLRYLLDRDDPSDTLSKDLQPKVEGVDSKMSQCSSSTIPSSSQEKDAKIKTETNEEGSGDLDNLDAILGDLTNSDFYNNSISTSGSNLGTKPQMFQGANSLGLRSPQSVQPVRPPYNRAVSLDSPVSVGSSPPVKNIGAFPMFPKQPMLGGNPRMMDSQENYGSNMGGPNRNVTVNQAPSSGDWGLPNSKASRMEPVNSNAMGRPGTDYNASLPRPAMGGSLPAMPLRSNSVPGARPVMQQQQHPQPQPQMLQMRPGEIPMGMGVSPYGQAAPSNQPGSWPDGMLSMEQGPHGTQNRPILRNSLDDLLGPPSNLEGQSDERALLDQLHTLLSNTDATGLEEIDRALGIPELVNQGQALEPKQDAFQGQEAAVMMEQKAALYGQTYPAQGPPMQGGFNLQGQSPPFNSMMNQMNQQGSFPLQGMHPRANIMRPRTNTPKQLRMQLQQRLQGQQFLNQSRQALEMKMENPTAGGAAVMRPMMQPQVSSQGFLNAQMVAQRSRELLSHHFRQQRVAMMMQQQQQQQQQQQTQAFSPPPNVTASPSMDGVLAGPAMPQAPPQQFPYPPNYGMGQQPDPAFGRVPSPPNAMMSSRMGPSQNPMMQHPQTTPMYQSSEMKGWPSGTLARNSSFPQQQFAHQGNPAAYSMVHMNGSSGPMGQMNMNSMPMAGMPMGPDQKYC
- the NCOA3 gene encoding nuclear receptor coactivator 3 isoform X4; this encodes MSGLGENALDPLAPDSRKRKLPCDPPGQGLACSGEKWRREQESKYIEELAELISANLSDIDNFNVKPDKCAILKETVRQIRQIKEQGQGVIDKDSLGPLLLQALDGFLFVVNREGNIVFVSENVTQYLQYKQEDLVNTSVYNILHEEDRKDFLKNLPKSTVNGVTWTNETQRQKSHTFNCRLLTKTPHDILEDISTSPEMRQRYETMQCFALSQPRAMMEEGEDLQSCMICVARRITTGERAFPSSPESFITRHDLSGKVITIDTNSLRSSMRPGFEDIIRRCIQRFFSLNDGQSWSQKRHYQEAYIHGHAETPLYRFSLADGTIVTAQTKSKLFRNPVTNDRHGFVSTHFLQREQNGYRPNPNPVGQGIRPPAAGCNSSVGSMSMSPNPGLQMLSSRTYGLTDAGTTGQMSGARYGAPGSIASMNPGPGVQSPSSYQNSAYGLGMSSPPHGSPGLSSSQQSIMISPRHRGSPKMASHQFSPVAGVHSPMGSSGNTGSHSFSSSSLSALQAISEGVGTSLLSTLSSPGPKLDNSPNVNITQPSKVNSQDSKSPLGLYCDQNPVESSMCQSNSRDHINDKEGKEGSVEGSENQRAPLESKGHKKLLQLLTCSSDDRGHSSLTNSPLDSSCKDSSISVTSPSGVSSSTSGGVSSTSNMHGSLLQEKHRILHKLLQNGNSPAEVAKITAEATGKDTSSTTSCVEGNVKQEQLSPKKKENNALLRYLLDRDDPSDTLSKDLQPKVEGVDSKMSQCSSSTIPSSSQEKDAKIKTETNEEGSGDLDNLDAILGDLTNSDFYNNSISTSGSNLGTKPQMFQGANSLGLRSPQSVQPVRPPYNRAVSLDSPVSVGSSPPVKNIGAFPMFPKQPMLGGNPRMMDSQENYGSNMGGPNRNVTVNQAPSSGDWGLPNSKASRMEPVNSNAMGRPGTDYNASLPRPAMGGSLPAMPLRSNSVPGARPVMQQQQHPQPQPQMLQMRPGEIPMGMGVSPYGQAAPSNQPGSWPDGMLSMEQGPHGTQNRPILRNSLDDLLGPPSNLEGQSDERALLDQLHTLLSNTDATGLEEIDRALGIPELVNQGQALEPKQDAFQGQEAAVMMEQKAALYGQTYPAQGPPMQGGFNLQGQSPPFNSMMNQMNQQGSFPLQGMHPRANIMRPRTNTPKQLRMQLQQRLQGQQFLNQSRQALEMKMENPTAGGAAVMRPMMQPQVSSQQGFLNAQMVAQRSRELLSHHFRQQRVAMMMQQQQQQQQQQQTQAFSPPPNVTASPSMDGVLAGPAMPQAPPQQFPYPPNYGMGQQPDPAFGRVPSPPNAMMSSRMGPSQNPMMQHPQTTPMYQSSEMKGWPSGTLARNSSFPQQQFAHQGNPAAYSMVHMNGSSGPMGQMNMNSMPMAGMPMGPDQKYC